In Mustelus asterias unplaced genomic scaffold, sMusAst1.hap1.1 HAP1_SCAFFOLD_696, whole genome shotgun sequence, the DNA window cccaccataTGACACACAAACGTGTTCACACTTGAGTGATTTTGTTAATTGCCCAGATTACGAGAAGAGCTGTAAAAGTTCCAGGGAAGTGATATCCTATCAACTTgtccacactgacgagagaccgttcaggtgctctcactttaGGACTGAGTTCAGGCGATTATCTCACCTCACAGTGCACCAgcagattcacactggggagaggttatTCCTCTGCTCTGACTCAGTTGAAAAAAATTACAAGTAAATCACTATTTGCTATAGACCAAAGAAAGATACTTTATTAGAAGAGTAAGGGTCACAAGGTAAAACAAGCCAAGTTCCAGAATATTAAACATCCAGTCCAGTTACAGAGATTGTAAACATCAACAGAAACAAACCCAAACTATCAGAATGAACAGAGTTCAGGCTTGGATGTCAttaacagcagcaacagcagcagaatccaatcccaaTAATCACTgctgaactcgccggtgtgtcagCCAATTAGATGATCGATTGTATCCTTCTCACATGTGGAACAGGAgtctggtctctccccagtgtgaactcgctggtgtgtccgcaggttggatgaattactgaatcctttcccacactgagagcaggtgaatggtctctctccagtgtgaacccgctgatgtatctgcaggtgggatgactgagtgaatgttttcccacaataggagcaggtgaatggtctctccccagtgtgcaatCGTCGGTGTCTCTGCAGATTTGATGCATAAGGAAAatgcttcccacactcagagcagatgaacagcctctccccagtgtgaactcgctgatgtatcagcagataggatgaatcagtgaatcccttcccacactcggagcagctgaacagtctctccctggtgtgaattcgctggtgtctctgcaggttggatgaattactgaatcctttcccacactcagggcagatgaatggcctctccccagtgtgaactcgctcgtgtgtctgcaggtgggataactgagtgaatcccttcccacactctgaacacGTGAAccatttctccccggtgtgacctcgctggtgcatcagcaagttggatgattcactgaatcccttcccacaatcggagcaggtgaatggcttctccccgctgtgaactcgcttgtgtgtctcCAGGTGGGATGAACTTGtgaatcctttcccgcactcggggcaggtgaatggccactcccctgtgtgaactcgtttgtgtgtctgcagggaggatgaatgagcaaatcccttcccacactccaaacaaatgaacggcctctccccagtgtgattacatcgatgagtttccagttggTGTGagaaattgaatcctttaccacagtctccacatttccacggcttctccatggtgctggtgtccatgTGTCTCTCCCAGTTTGACAGTCagctgaagcctcatccacaacaAAACACCCGAACGGTCTCACCCCAATGTGACTGGTGCTGTCTTTTCAAGATGTGTTCTTGCTTTTCCAATCACATTTATGGTTGAAATCTCTTGAAGCAgaagaacagacaaatatttctctttgTAGATTCCAAAGGCTGATGTTGTCCAGGTCCCGATGAATGGAGTTAATCTGTCAGATCACCATGAGTGTttgttttgagatttctgtctggaaatcctcttctgatatcctgtaacacGAATTTCCAAAATTCATCACTGTCAGTGCAACTTAGAAATTCAGAAAAGACAATTCCAGTTTTTATAGAAAATTCTTTACTTTTCCCCACTATTCTTACCCTGCTGTTTCCCACTctacaccctcccaattctcctaaaGGTGCCAATTCATGTTGGTTAATGAATCCATGCTCATCACTTCCTGTTCAAATGTGTGTAATATGCAGCACTCATTACTTGGTTGGAGATATGGTGGGTGCAGCGAGTGATCATGATCTGGAACTGGGTGCCCACGGATCTTGTGGCAGTGAAAACAATTAAAGATTTCAAACTGAAATTGGAtgcgcacttgaaggaaatattcTTGCAGGAGAATGGGTAGATGGAGGGGCAATGggtctgactggattgctctataaGAAGTTGACATTGTCTCCTTCTCTATCGGAATAACAATGCCTGGAAGTATATTAACATAGTTACAATATTCTATTAcaagactagaatcatagaatccctacagtgcagaaggaggccattcagcccatccagtctgcaccaaccacaatcccacccaggccctattcctgtaaccccatttacTGGCCCTGCTATTaccactgacactaaggtcaattttaccacggccaat includes these proteins:
- the LOC144487279 gene encoding uncharacterized protein LOC144487279 yields the protein MDTSTMEKPWKCGDCGKGFNFSHQLETHRCNHTGERPFICLECGKGFAHSSSLQTHKRVHTGEWPFTCPECGKGFTSSSHLETHKRVHSGEKPFTCSDCGKGFSESSNLLMHQRGHTGEKWFTCSECGKGFTQLSHLQTHERVHTGERPFICPECGKGFSNSSNLQRHQRIHTRERLFSCSECGKGFTDSSYLLIHQRVHTGERLFICSECGKHFPYASNLQRHRRLHTGERPFTCSYCGKTFTQSSHLQIHQRVHTGERPFTCSQCGKGFSNSSNLRTHQRVHTGERPDSCSTCEKDTIDHLIG